A window from Amblyomma americanum isolate KBUSLIRL-KWMA chromosome 7, ASM5285725v1, whole genome shotgun sequence encodes these proteins:
- the LOC144097014 gene encoding putative proton-coupled zinc antiporter SLC30A3, whose protein sequence is MKRSLAGRALSICAFREEKKEVTTNDKKDRKRRDCQMCSQGLEHETPGARPGPAPCTGSQSAMDILRAVSSIHCHKNQSDEMDVDVSARRRLICASVLCLTFMLIELIGGILANSLAIATDAAHLLTDFASFMISLFSLWMGARPATKRLSFGWYRAEVIGALTSVIMIWAVTGVLVYMAIQRVISKEYNIDATIMLISASVGVVVNIIMGLALQIHPTGAMGHSHGSEESARRFDLPSTEPFVPQGATASEMDSSRQFSHLNVFRSASSRSALGSGSVNAMSPPYLSIGENVPAGGGGAYSASAPSITSPPYYAHGADAASETPAQHTSPTTPDGAAVDTVSPQEGTAEQSPAEGTSGAQQVVHRRLLSTMICCENIPPLPRAISSNPEENTRSEAKERSEGGAGRTVPSDAQAVPNSTATSATVDGPAVIQHDLGTPSDGRSDVGSLDNGNQQQAAAAGAAIGRLSSQPLLSSEEGAADPSPDPPMRKDTRGVMNINVRAAFIHVVGDLIQSVGVLIAAIVIYFCPSCGVVDPVCTLMFSVIVLVTTLAILREALNVLMEGIPHSIDYHQVKRLLLSVDGVARVHDLHIWALSLDKLAVSAHVVLVPGADAMSVRRNASRTIRRNVDVFKLTLQMEEFEEGIRQHCRRCSELS, encoded by the exons ATGAAAAGAAGCTTGGCTGGCCGCGCGCTCTCGATATGCGCGTTCagggaggaaaagaaagaagtgaCGACGAATGACAAGAAGGATCGCAAGCGCCGCGACTGCCAGATGTGCAGCCAGGGACTGGAACACGAAACTCCGGGCGCACGCCCTGGTCCTGCACCCTGCACCGGCAGCCAGTCCGCGATGGACATCTTGAGAGCG GTCTCCTCCATCCACTGCCACAAGAATCAGAGCGACGAGATGGACGTGGACGTGAGCGCCCGCCGACGGCTCATCTGTGCCAGCGTTCTCTGCCTCACCTTTATGCTCATCGAGCTCATCG GCGGCATTTTGGCGAACAGTTTGGCGATAGCGACGGATGCGGCGCACCTCTTAACAGACTTCGCCAGCTTCATGATAAGCCTCTTCTCCCTGTGGATGGGTGCCAGGCCTGCCACGAAACGCCTCAGTTTTGGCTGGTACCGAGCAG AAGTGATCGGCGCGCTGACATCCGTGATCATGATCTGGGCCGTCACCGGCGTGCTGGTCTACATGGCGATCCAGCGGGTTATCAGCAAGGAGTACAACATAGACGCCACCATCATGCTCATCTCAGCCTCCGTCGGAGTTGTGGTCAACATAAT CATGGGCCTGGCGCTGCAGATCCACCCGACGGGCGCGATGGGCCACAGCCACGGTTCGGAGGAGTCTGCGCGCCGCTTTGACCTGCCTTCGACCGAGCCCTTCGTGCCACAAGGGGCCACCGCCAGCGAGATGGACTCGTCGCGACAGTTCAGCCACCTGAACGTCTTCCGAAGCGCCAGCTCCCGCTCCGCGCTGGGCTCCG GCAGCGTGAATGCCATGAGTCCCCCGTACTTGAGCATCGGCGAGAACGTACCGGCGGGCGGAGGCGGCGCGTATAGCGCCAGCGCGCCGTCCATCACCTCGCCACCGTACTACGCGCacggcgcagatgccgcgtcGGAGACGCCCGCGCAGCACACCAGCCCCACGACTCCAGACGGCGCTGCGGTCGACACTGTGTCGCCGCAGGAAGGCACGGCCGAACAGTCGCCTGCGGAAGGGACATCCGGCGCCCAGCAGGTAGTACATAGGCGACTTCTCT CAACCATGATCTGCTGTGAGAATATACCTCCATTGCCAAGA GCCATATCGAGCAATCCCGAGGAGAACACCCGTTCCGAGGCAAAGGAGCGCTCAGAGGGTGGCGCCGGTCGGACCGTTCCTAGCGACGCCCAGGCTGTACCGAACTCCACCGCCACTTCTGCGACCGTGGACGGCCCCGCAGTCATCCAGCACGATCTCGGAACACCATCGGATGGTCGGAGC GACGTTGGTTCCCTGGACAACGGGAACCAgcagcaggcggcggcggcgggcgcggCCATTGGTCGTCTGAGCTCGCAGCCGCTGCTGAGCTCTGAGGAGGGCGCTGCCGACCCGAGTCCCGATCCGCCCATGCGCAAGGATACCCGCGGCGTCATGAACATCAACGTGCGTGCAGCCTTCATCCACGTCGTCGGGGACCTCATCCAGAGCGTCGGCGTCCTCATCGCGGCCATCGTCATCTACTTCTGC CCGAGTTGTGGCGTGGTGGACCCGGTGTGCACGCTCATGTTCTCGGTGATCGTGCTGGTGACGACGCTGGCCATCCTGCGCGAGGCGCTCAATGTGCTCATGGAGGGCATCCCGCACAGCATCGACTACCACCAGGTCAAGCGGCTGCTGCTTTCCGTCGACGGCGTGGCGCGTGTCCACGACCTGCACATCTGGGCGCTCAGTCTCGACAAGCTCGCCGTCTCAGCGCACGTGGTGCTCG TTCCTGGTGCGGACGCCATGTCTGTGCGGCGCAATGCCTCGAGAACGATCCGCCGCAATGTCGACGTCTTCAAGCTGACTCTGCAAATGGAGGAGTTTGAAGAGGGCATCCGCCAACACTGCCGGCGTTGCAGCGAGCTCAGCTGA
- the LOC144098636 gene encoding mitochondrial potassium channel-like, with translation MSPIKFLPFSQRLCSSLRSPQYAPLLLLQRCQHTHPLAAKVFNIFRVYEDVVGLTEVKAAQTKVLEAEQKFVTTQEQRREKQQRILQLQSQLKEIHAELDKTHRGEDRYLSLITQEHAVIKEERSLLEQFKNLEKAERDYFASLSLALRESHEKERAQGERTKYWSIIGSVCGAVIGIVGATINNRIRLNQLRDLVERSSSQPEVQRLVYSLSDEFKRHRDQIVEFVGDIRQLLGAAPVVAATDRVASVAVLPVAMTKAEDKAAPDSELELRMREVVLLVKEQRQLLERETKEIKALLAAERALEEAEGDYKRAAVYIGEDVKDIVADSQRQLEWKMKINSLAMVALVYGALAVTVPLLAAFFKGS, from the exons ATGTCGCCCATAAAGTTTCTTCCCTTCTCGCAAAGACTGTGCAGCTCTCTGCGTTCGCCGCAGTACGCTCCACTATTACTGCTTCAGAGGTGTCAACACACTCATCCACTAGCCGCGAAAGTGTTCAACATATTCCGCGTGTACGAAGACGTTGTCGGGCTTACCGAAGTGAAGGCAGCGCAAACCAAGGTGTTGGAG gCCGAACAGAAGTTTGTGACGACTCAAGAACAACGCCGGGAGAAGCAACAACGAATTTTGCAGCTTCAAAGCCAGCTGAAGGAAATTCACGCAGAGCTGGACAAAACTCACAGGGGTGAAGATCGCTACCTTAGCCTGATAACCCAG GAGCATGCCGTCATCAAAGAAGAGCGCTCCTTGCTTGAGCAATTCAAGAATTTGGAAAAGGCAGAGAGGGACTACTTTGCATCTCTTTCCCTGGCACTTCGCGAGAGTCACGAGAAAGAGCGTGCCCAAGGAGAGCGCACAAAGTACTGGTCCATCATTGGCTCCGTTTGTGGTGCCGTCATTGGCATCGTTGGCGCCACGATCAACAACAGGATTCGGCTGAATCAACTCAGGGACCTCGTGGAACGATCATCCAGCCAGCCCGAAGTGCAGCGCTTGGTCTACAGCCTCTCGGATGAATTCAAACGACACAGAGACCAGATCGTAGAATTTGTGGGCGATATCAGGCAACTGCTTGGTGCTGCACCAGTAGTCGCTGCTACGGACCGTGTGGCCAGTGTAGCTGTGCTGCCCGTGGCTATGACTAAAGCTGAAGACAAGGCTGCACCTGACTCAGAACTTGAACTTCGGATGCGGGAAGTGGTACTACTGGTGAAAGAGCAGCGACAGCTTCTGGAGAGGGAGACAAAAGAGATCAAGGCCCTGCTAGCTGCTGAGAGGGCTTTGGAAGAGGCCGAAGGAGACTACAAGCGCGCTGCAGTGTATATTGGTGAAGATGTGAAAGATATAGTGGCAGACTCGCAGAGACAGTTGGAGTGGAAGATGAAGATTAACTCACTTGCAATGGTGGCACTAGTATACGGTGCGCTTGCGGTGACTGTCCCATTGTTGGCTGCTTTCTTCAAGGGCTCTTGA
- the LOC144098638 gene encoding pre-rRNA 2'-O-ribose RNA methyltransferase FTSJ3: MGKKTKTGKQRRDKFYHLAKETGFRSRAAFKLIQLNRKFEFLQRSRVLIDLCAAPGGWLQVAQKYMPVSSVIIGVDLVPIKPIPNVIGIQDDITSGSCRTKLKKELKTWKADIVLNDGAPNVGKSWVHDAYGQNVLTLHAVKLATEFLNKGGWFITKVFRSKDYQALMWVLKKLFKKISATKPQASRHESAEIFVVCQSYIAPDKIDPRFLDPAHLFSDVDTGEVNKLNPAHPEKQKPKAEGYPENDYTLYHTVAVMEFLKCENHLEVLGQCSEIVIDDKEVLAHPLTTQEIKECCKDIKVLGRGDIKNLLTWRKKLKVWLEEKSKKESGETEEAGLEEVEEDDPDDEELQLLKHAEEMSAERAKELKKKKKKVMKQRKKLRDRMNLQMVLKNDQAIVEEDLELFKLKAIKNEKQLSSVGEVDVAALDPLQPLEDDDEDPDHRRKLVSYKKNALNEDWYAEEERGNDGKESEDSDDDEHEELEFESEVEGDADDGESDGVEDNVPEDDENPLVVDVAYGSLKNKRKEMGKMWFEKEVFADMDDEEELLELEMMSEGKEKNKGAPSKVSEGKQKISNSREAVKKVKFADAVETDATTKGVTVPSGGSKKTRSTTKASDEPPKKKQKRVKLDPEGLAIGTMMIQSQKAKRDIIDSGYNRYTFNDDDLPKWFVEEEKKHSKKLMPETAEMVAEYRAQMKAVNARPIKKVAEAKARKKLRAARKLEKARKRAETITEKLDMTDAEKAQQIRAIYKKVLGKKDDKKVTYLVAKKASGRKVRRPPGVKGRFKVVDPRMKKDLRKKKAEMSKKR; the protein is encoded by the coding sequence ATGGGGAAGAAAACGAAGACAGGAAAGCAGCGCAGGGACAAGTTTTACCATTTGGCCAAGGAGACAGGATTTCGATCCAGAGCGGCGTTCAAGCTCATCCAGCTCAACCGCAAGTTCGAGTTCCTGCAGCGGTCTCGCGTACTGATCGATCTCTGCGCAGCTCCCGGAGGATGGCTTCAGGTTGCTCAAAAGTACATGCCAGTGTCCAGCGTCATTATTGGCGTCGATCTTGTGCCCATCAAGCCCATTCCCAATGTCATTGGGATCCAGGACGACATCACCTCTGGCAGCTGCCGCACGAAACTCAAGAAGGAACTGAAGACATGGAAGGCCGACATAGTACTCAATGACGGTGCGCCGAACGTTGGTAAGAGTTGGGTTCACGATGCTTACGGTCAGAATGTGCTCACGCTCCATGCAGTCAAGCTGGCTACCGAGTTCCTCAACAAGGGAGGTTGGTTCATCACCAAAGTGTTTCGTTCCAAGGACTATCAAGCCTTGATGTGGGTGCTGAAGAAGCTCTTCAAGAAGATTTCTGCTACCAAGCCGCAGGCGTCGCGTCACGAGTCCGCAGAAATATTCGTTGTCTGTCAGTCATACATTGCGCCCGACAAGATCGACCCTAGGTTCCTGGATCCGGCCCACCTTTTCAGCGATGTCGACACTGGTGAGGTGAACAAGCTGAACCCGGCGCATCCCGAGAAGCAGAAGCCAAAGGCCGAGGGTTACCCCGAAAACGATTACACCCTGTATCATACGGTGGCGGTAATGGAATTCCTCAAGTGCGAAAACCATCTCGAAGTGCTGGGCCAGTGCAGCGAGATAGTGATCGATGATAAAGAGGTGCTGGCTCATCCACTCACGACGCAGGAAATCAAAGAGTGTTGCAAGGACATAAAGGTTCTGGGACGCGGGGACATAAAGAACCTCTTGACGTGGCGGAAGAAGTTGAAGGTCTGGCTCGAAGAAAAGAGCAAGAAGGAAAGTGGGGAAACTGAAGAAGCAGGTCTGGAGGAAGTTGAAGAAGATGACCCAGATGATGAGGAGCTTCAGCTGCTGAAGCATGCTGAGGAAATGTCAGCTGAACGTGCCAAGGagttgaagaagaaaaagaaaaaagtaatgaAACAGAGGAAGAAATTGAGAGATCGCATGAATTTGCAGATGGTCCTGAAGAATGACCAAGCCATTGTAGAAGAAGATCTGGAGCTATTCAAGCTCAAGGCCATCAAGAATGAGAAACAGCTGTCAAGTGTAGGTGAAGTTGATGTTGCTGCACTTGACCCTTTGCAGCCTCTCGAAGATGATGATGAGGATCCTGACCATCGCAGAAAGCTTGTTTCCTACAAGAAGAATGCCCTCAACGAAGATTGGTATGCCGAAGAAGAGAGGGGGAATGATGGCAAAGAAAGTGAAGACTCTGATGACGACGAGCACGAAGAATTAGAATTTGAGAGCGAAGTTGAAGGAGATGCTGATGACGGAGAAAGTGACGGTGTAGAAGACAATGTGCCTGAGGATGATGAGAACCCATTGGTGGTTGATGTTGCATATGGCAGTCTTAAAAACAAGCGAAAGGAAATGGGAAAAATGTGGTTTGAAAAAGAGGTTTTTGCTGACATGGATGATGAAGAAGAACTGTTAGAGCTGGAGATGATGTcagagggaaaagaaaaaaacaaggggGCACCTTCAAAGGTATCTGAAGGAAAGCAGAAAATAAGTAACTCAAGAGAAGCAGTGAAAAAGGTTAAATTTGCAGATGCTGTCGAGACGGATGCTACTACTAAAGGTGTGACAGTTCCAAGTGGTGGGTCAAAGAAGACAAGGAGCACAACAAAAGCCAGTGATGAGCCCccgaaaaagaaacagaaaagagtGAAGTTGGATCCAGAAGGATTAGCTATTGGCACTATGATGATTCAGTCACAAAAAGCAAAACGCGACATCATTGATTCTGGGTATAACAGGTATACTTTCAATGATGATGACCTGCCAAAGTGGTTTGTAGAGGAGGAAAAGAAGCATAGTAAAAAGTTGATGCCTGAAACTGCTGAAATGGTTGCGGAGTACAGGGCACAAATGAAGGCTGTTAATGCACGGCCCATCAAGAAGGTAGCAGAAGCAAAGGCTCGAAAGAAGTTGCGTGCTGCACGAAAGCTTGAGAAGGCCCGAAAGAGGGCTGAAACTATCACAGAGAAGCTAGACATGACTGATGCTGAAAAGGCGCAGCAGATACGAGCCATCTACAAGAAGGTCCTAGGCAAGAAAGACGACAAGAAGGTGACGTATCTCGTGGCCAAAAAAGCTTCTGGACGCAAAGTGCGGCGACCTCCTGGGGTCAAGGGCCGCTTCAAGGTGGTTGATCCGCGCATGAAGAAGGACTTGCGAAAGAAAAAGGCTGAAATGAGTAAAAAGCGGTAG